A window of the Bombina bombina isolate aBomBom1 chromosome 3, aBomBom1.pri, whole genome shotgun sequence genome harbors these coding sequences:
- the LOC128651828 gene encoding gap junction beta-5 protein-like gives MNWELFQGLVSGVSKFSTAFGRIWLSVVFIFRLLVYVVAAERVWGDEQGEFDCNTRQPGCNNVCYDHYFPVSHIRLWALQLILVTCPSLLVILHVAYREDREKKHLQKQGENCGRLYLDTGKKRGGLWWTYLISLLVKALVDLVFLYVFHRLYPNYTLPNLVKCDIVPCPNIVDCFISRPTEKNLFTLFMIVASIFCILLNLIEMTYLIGKRCKECIVQRNIKIKNHPSHVISYLQRQEMFHAHNKANVELDKLHLCIHVTPPETELK, from the coding sequence ATGAACTGGGAGTTATTTCAGGGTCTGGTTAGTGGAGTAAGCAAGTTTTCCACAGCATTTGGTCGCATCTGGCTCAGTGTGGTCTTCATCTTCCGTCTTCTTGTCTATGTGGTTGCTGCTGAACGAGTCTGGGGTGATGAACAGGGTGAATTTGACTGCAATACCCGCCAACCAGGATGCAACAATGTCTGCTATGATCATTATTTCCCAGTCTCACATATTCGACTCTGGGCTCTTCAACTGATTCTGGTTACCTGTCCATCTCTTCTAGTTATTTTGCATGTGGCCTATAGGGAGGATCGGGAAAAGAAGCACCTACAAAAGCAAGGAGAAAACTGTGGTCGGCTGTATTTGGACACTGGTAAAAAAAGAGGAGGCCTTTGGTGGACCTATCTCATTAGTCTTCTAGTCAAGGCTTTAGTTGATTTAGTTTTTCTCTATGTTTTTCACAGACTCTATCCAAACTATACTCTACCTAACTTGGTAAAATGCGACATTGTCCCATGTCCTAACATTGTAGACTGCTTCATATCCAGACCAACTGAGAAAAACTTGTTTACCCTCTTTATGATAGTGGCTTCAATTTTTTGCATCCTACTCAACCTGATTGAGATGACATACCTTATAGGAAAGAGATGTAAAGAGTGTATTGTACAGAGGAACATAAAAATAAAGAACCACCCCAGCCATGTAATTTCATACCTCCAACGGCAGGAGATGTTTCATGCTCATAACAAAGCTAATGTGGAGCTAGACAAGTTACATCTATGCATTCATGTGACACCACCAGAGACTGAATTAAAATAA